The following coding sequences are from one Cryptococcus deuterogattii R265 chromosome 1, complete sequence window:
- a CDS encoding dynamin GTPase: protein MSSARTILRRLPTARPYILNRTRPSVHAWLSLTPPARHVHVRAISFSSIPRAMARAFRVPLYGAAIGAGGVGYANYKLESVRNATSEILSNVTDKLSSAYNSASQLGSSIQDSLSDTASGVQDTADALKQGTKDWWDAFTSQFSRNQEKSSGSGAEGKQKWRPGEGPGEPNNGGPTGEEALIGLVGAAAVAKAEEERSDPFSSGGGDEHHLLQLTKKLIEIRSVLLSVDQSDALKLPSIVVIGSQSSGKSSVLEAIVGHEFLPKGNNMVTRRPIELTLINTPANAASSSTTPAEYGVFPNMPGMGKITSFATIQKTLTDLNLSVPPELAVSDDPIHLQIHSPHVPDLTLIDLPGYIQISSMNQPEELKDKISSLCDKYIREPNIILAVCAADVDLANSPALRASRRVDPLGTRTIGVVTKMDLVPSEQGAAIIRGDRYPLHLGYVGVVCKAPPVKGVIRSFMGDRESPNVTGAVLKREEQFFGGENAKYFKHDHLMFGTDTLRRRLMDVLETSMASSLHGITNAVQLELEEASYQFKVQYNDRRITSESYMAETIDALKARFKEYTAQFTKPAVRAKLKDMLDDKLMYILEQLYWNDPRAAELGKLAEDRKLSAEDLEPYWNYKLETASSLLTKSGVGRDSTTLVADGLRQLIDSIATGEPFTFHPSVTDRITEFSLAILRERMGITADQVENCIKPYKYEVEVDDREWAVGRDRAEEKFAEEIKRCDAKLTEIKGRVGGSRKLGGLIRHVGDLERWEDERKRRRLSGVDGEADDSAVPVLDAYQYSPAQIVDGRHALLLSNRLAILKLRQQALKSRRCRSGPEQAIFCPEAFLAVVADKLAYTSTMFINIELLEQFFYQFPREIDSRILYDLDRDEIAKFARENPKIKQHLDLQERKDKLEQVMRSLQGLVNLQKDTKPPSTKREGLFTKFF, encoded by the exons ATGTCTTCCGCAAGAACAATCCTTCGCCGGCTTCCCACAGCCAGGCCGTATATCCTCAATCGCACACGACCTTCTGTCCACGCTTGGTTATCTTTAACACCGCCGGCAAGACATGTTCATGTCAGggcaatctctttctcatctaTACCTAGGGCTATGGCTAGGGCCTTCAGGGTGCCTCTCTATGGCGCAGCTATAGGCGCAGGTGGAGTGGGATATGCGAATTACAAATTGGAAAGTGTTCGTAATGCAACTTCAGAGATTCTGTCCAATGTGACAGACAAGCTATCATCAGCTTATAACTCTGCCTCGCAACTTGGATCCTCTATCCAGGACTCTCTCTCAGACACGGCATCAGGTGTACAAGATACGGCAGATGCGTTAAAACAAGGGACGAAAGATTGGTGGGATGCTTTCACTTCACAGTTTAGCCGAAATCAAGAAAAGTCTTCTGGGAGTGGTGCTGAAGGGAAGCAAAAGTGGAGACCAGGAGAAGGTCCAGGAGAGCCAAATAATGGTGGACCGACCGGTGAGGAGGCTCTGATAGGGCTTGTGGGTGCAGCGGCTGTTgcaaaggcagaggaggagaggagtgaCCCGTTCAGCTCTGGCGGTGGGGATGAGCATCATTTATTGCAgttgacgaagaagctCATAGAGATTCGCTCGGTTTTGCTGAGTGTGGATCAGAGCGATGCACTCAAGTTGCCATCCATCGTCGTCATTGGAAGCCAGAGTTCTGGAAAGAGTAGTGTTCTTGAGGCCATTGTCGGACACGAGTTCTTACCCAA GGGCAACAATATGGTGACTCGTCGCCCTATCGAGTTAACTCTGATCAACACTCCCGCTAACgctgcttcctcatccacgACCCCTGCAGAGTACGGAGTCTTCCCAAATATGCCTGGTATGGGCAAGATTACTTCGTTCGCTACGATTCAGAAAACCCTTACCGACCTGAACCTCTCTGTCCCGCCGGAACTTGCGGTGTCCGACGATCCTATTCACTTACAAATCCACTCACCCCATGTGCCCGATTTGACTCTTATCGACCTTCCGGGCTATATCCAAATCTCATCTATGAATCAACCGGAAGAGCTCAAGGATAAGATCTCAAGTCTATGTGACAAGTACATCCGAGAGCCTAATATCATCCTTGCTGTTTGTGCAGCCGATGTTGACTTGGCCAACTCTCCAGCTCTACGAGCAAGCAGAAGGGTTGATCCTTTGGGCACTAGGACAATCGGCGTGGTGACCAAGATGGATTTGGTCCCGTCCGAACAGGGCGCAGCGATTATTCGTGGCGACAGGTATCCCCTTCACCTAGGATATGTCGGTGTCGTCTGTAAGGCCCCTCCTGTTAAAGGTGTTATAAGGTCGTTCATGGGCGACAGAGAGTCTCCAAACGTTACAGGCGCCGTGCTTAAGCGTGAAGAACAATTCTTCGGTGGTGAAAACGCCAAGTACTTCAAGCACGATCATCTCATGTTTGGTACAGACACTCTCCGTCGACGTCTTATGGATGTGCTTGAAACGAGCATGGCCTCAAGCTTGCACGGTATTACTAATGCCGTTCAACTCgagcttgaagaggctAGCTACCAATTCAAGGTCCAGTATAATGATCGACGTATTACATCCGAGTCCTACATGGCGGAGACCATCGATGCCCTCAAAGCTCGTTTCAAAGAGTACACTGCACAGTTTACTAAACCTGCCGTCCGtgccaagctcaaggataTGCTCGACGACAAGTTGATGTACATTTTGGAGCAATTGTATTGGAATGATCCAAGAGCTGCGGAGTTGGGAAAGTTGGCTGAGGACAGAAAGCTGTCTGCTGAGGATCTGGAGCCATACTGGAACTACAAGCTCGAAACGGCGAGCTCGCTACTTACCAAGTCTGGTGTCGGTCGCGACTCGACAACCCTTGTCGCTGACGGCTTGCGTCAATTAATCGACTCTATTGCTACCGGCGAACCTTTTaccttccatccctccGTTACGGACCGTATCACTGAATTCTCCCTTGCCATTTTGCGTGAGCGCATGGGCATCACGGCCGATCAAGTAGAAAACTGTATCAAACCATATAAATACGAAGTAGAGGTTGATGACCGAGAATGGGCGGTGGGCAGAGATAGGGCAGAAGAGAAGTTTGCagaagagatcaagaggTGTGATGCGAAACTTACAGAGATCAAGGGTAGGGTTGGAGGGTCAAGAAAGTTAGGAGGACTGATAAGACATGTGGGCGAtctggagagatgggaagacgaaagaaagaggagaagattgagtGGAGTAGATGGAGAGGCAGATGACAGTGCTGTACCTGTCCTGGATGCGTATCAGTACTCGCCTGCTCAAATCGTAGACG GTCGGCAcgcccttctcctttcaaACCGTCTTGCCATCCTGAAACTCCGACAACAAGCTCTCAAATCTCGACGATGCCGTTCTGGTCCTGAACAGGCAATTTTCTGTCCAGAAGCATTCCTTGCCGTTGTCGCTGATAAGCTGGCGTACACGAGTACCATGTTCATTAACATCGAGCTTCTGGAACAATTCTTCTATCAATTCCCGCGTGAAATCGATTCAAGAATCCTATACGATTTGGAT AGGGATGAGATTGCCAAATTTGCTAGGGAAAATCCGAAGATCAAACAACATTTAGATTTgcaagaaaggaaggacaaGCTAGAGCAG GTAATGAGGTCTCTGCAAGGTCTTGTTAACCTTCAAAAAGACACCAAACCGCCATCAACGAAGCGAGAAGGCTTGTTCACCAAGTTTTTCTAA